In the Cylindrospermopsis raciborskii Cr2010 genome, AAATTTTTCGCCATTAAGAATCTGCTCTAAGTCAAATTCGATATAAGTAAGGCGAGTCATCAAAGACGAGTCACGTAATAACCGCCAACGAAAACCATTAGTAGTGATAGCCCAAAGATGCTCAGTCTTGTTGAGATAGTCTTGTACTAAAGCGTGTGCTGATAATCGAGGTGTACCACTAGGAGGACGTTTATCAATATCCAGACGACAACCAATAATGTGGATCGGGGGATAATTCGTAATTCGTAATGCTCCCTTCGGGAGAGCTTCGCTAACGTAATTCGTAATTGAAGAGTCGGATGGTAATACTGCACGATGGGAGATAGCATAGGTTTGTTCTTCCACTACCTCAGCTTTCGGGGTATATACGGGGATATAACCAAGACTACGTAACAAAGGAACTGCCCACATTTCACGGGTAACGCTAGTAGCAGTATCTTCAGCGTTTAACCTTTCTAATTGACGTTGAAATGCGACCCAATAAGACTTAACATCACCCCAAGCGATCGCAATTTCATCTTCAAGCTTATCAGTTTTAGATAACCCAAAATCTGATGGTGTTTGTCCTTTGATATTACCTGTTAATAGTTCAGTGGTAATATCAGGTGTTAATAGGTTGCCTTCAAATTGAATACCAATCATAGTTTTAATTCGTAATTCGTAATTCGTAATTCGTAATTCGTAATTCGTAATTCGTAATTCGTAATTATTTTTCTTTGAGTTTTTTGGTAGAAGCGACCAAGATTTTCCCAATTTCGTTAGCTTCTTGGAGAAGAGAAGTAAATTTTGGTTTACTCACCAACTCTGATTCTATTAATATTTCTAACCAATATTGAGTTTCTCTAGCTTCTTTAAGAGCTATTTCTAATTTATGAATAAAGTCTTTATCAGATTGAGCAGATTGAGATTCTCTAACATTTGCACCAATGGAAGTACCAGAACGAAGTAATTGTTTAGATATTGTCCGATAAACTCCTGATTTTTCATCAAGAAAGTAACAAGCCTTAATAATTCTAATAGCAAATTGTTTTGTTCTATCTGTAATCGTGATATGATTGTTGGTTTTGATATTTACATTTGCATTTGTGTTTGTCACCTTTAACATCCTCCCTTGCTTCTTCTTTCTTAAATTACGAATTACGAATTACGAATTACGAATTACCAATTACGAATTACGAATTACGAATTCAGTTTTCATGACAATTTTGGTAACGGGTAATTAATAATTCTGTACATCCTAATTCCGACAAAAATTATAAACTATTTTTACGTTTCCCTGGTTGTAAAATGTACACACCTAATAAATCCATCGGTAATTGTGGTGTAACCTTAACATCCACCTCTTTAGTAATTTTCCTCACTCGTTGATGCGATTCATATAAAGAAAACGATCGCTCTTTGGCAAACACTTCTAAATCTGCTTTTAACTCATCAAAAGAATTTAAAAAATCCTCAATTTCCTGTTTAGGATTAACAGCATTCCCCACAGGGTTAGCTTGTTCCAAAAAAGCTTTTGCTTCCAGTGGTGCTAACCAAACCGGGTTAGATGGTGGACCCGTAAACCCAACTACTACACATTCTTCTCCTAATAGTTCATAATTTCGCTTCTCAGAATTTCCACTTTCACTTAACTTACGATTACTAACTTTCTGTTTTAATAAATGTCGCAATCTAAATAACAATAAGGTAGTCCGTTTACTCACAGTATTCGTAATTGTAAAACCACATCTAGCAACTAAATCATTCTGATTATTCAGTAAAGCTACCTCTAAAATGTGCCGTGCTAAACCTTCAACCAAAAGATGATTTCGCCCTACATATTCCACCCCCTCCGGTGCAGGAGTAGTGAAAGTAATTAGACGTTTTTCATTACCTAAAACGGGTTGTAAAAAACTGGGAATTGACGGTAATAACCATGCTCGCTTTTTTTCAATCAAACCACAATTTAACTTTTCACAAGCATTTTTAACAAACCTTTCTACATCTTTTTCATTACCTAAAATTTCATCAGATTCTAATAACTCCTGTTCAACTTCTGTAGGTTTAATTGCCTTTTGGGCAAAACGAGTCCGACTGATCTTCTCCCTTTCTACGGCCTTATCCCATTGTTTATGCACCTGTTCAACAGCAGATCCATCATCTAACAAATCCAATAAAGATAACTGTTGTGCATCCGTACTTTTATCAAATAAAGACTTAAACACCGCTTCCGAAACAGTGATACTATCCACTGGCACTGGAACAGTAATTCCCAGAGTTTTATGTATTTGTACTGCTTTGCGAATTAAAACCTCTAAAACCGCCCCATCTACAGGATTATCTTGACCATAAAGTAAACAACTTTTCACCTTTTCTGCTATTTGTCCATAACGGTCAATTCTCCCTTCTCTTTGTTCTAAACGGTTGGGATTCCAAGGTAAATCATAATGAATAACCGCACTAAAATGAGATTGTAAATTTATCCCTTCACTCAAACAATCAGTTGCCACTAATATCCTTTGAGGATAGGATTTTAACTCGTTTAATTTTACTTCTCTCTCATCTTCTGACTGTTCCCCATGAATGGCAATTACCCGAATTTGAGAACCTTTCTTTTCTAACTTCTGCTTTAAATTTTCAGCCACATAATTAGCTGTATCAACATAACGACACCAGATAATTGGATGATGATTATTTGCTAAAAGATTCTGCACATAAATAGCACAAGCTTGTAATTTTTGGTCTTTATTACCCTGTAATTTTTCCGCAGCTTGAATAAAACCCCGCAGTTTGCGTTTATCAACATCTTTATAACTCCGCTGTCCCTGTTCTACGACTACAGTGGGTGCAGCATCTACCGCTTGTTCCAAGTCCGTAGGATCATAAACATAAGAACTGAATAATTCGTAATTATTATTTTCCGACTCCCACATTTCCCCCAACTCCCGACTCCCAACTCCCAACTCCCGATTTAAACTACGATTTAAAGTAGAGATCGCAGCAGCAGGGGAAGACATCACACACCGAATTAAAGCCAAAGCTGACCAATAACGCCCCTGACGTTGGCCATAAGTCATATCTACCGTAGTATTTCTTACTAACCCCCGTGCAAAATTATAAACTTCCTCAAATAGTTCTTTATATTCCTTAGATAATTTATAGGGTTCCTCATCAGATTGACGTTCTGGAAAAGGTGTTTGATTACCCAACCACAATTTTACATCTGCACGTCGTCGTTGGATAAAATGACCAGCTAAATTATCTCGTTCTGTTTCTGTGAGTTTATCCAAAGTCAAATCAGCAAACTCTGCTTTTAATAAACCCAATAAAGATAAAAAAGATTCCTCAATTCCACTATGGGGAGTAGCAGTGAGTAATAATAAATGACGGGATCTTTTTTCAGCTATTTCGGTAATTAATTGATGTCGTTGTTGTTGGGATGTAGTCTTATTACTAGCACGGGTACAAGTATGAGCTTCATCTACAATCACAAAATCTGGGCAATGTTCAATAAAACTGGCTTTTCGCCGTTCTGATTTGGCATAGTCTAAACTAACAATTATATGACGATAATAACTAAAAATATGAGAACCATTAGGTATTGCCCTTTCTAATTTAGAAGCTGTACCAGAACGAACTACCACAGCATCAATATGGAATTTTTCTCTTAATTCTTG is a window encoding:
- a CDS encoding four helix bundle protein produces the protein MLKVTNTNANVNIKTNNHITITDRTKQFAIRIIKACYFLDEKSGVYRTISKQLLRSGTSIGANVRESQSAQSDKDFIHKLEIALKEARETQYWLEILIESELVSKPKFTSLLQEANEIGKILVASTKKLKEK
- a CDS encoding helicase-related protein — its product is MTDTLNYSPGFIVSCRSRQWVVLPDENPDLIRLCPLSGNEEEIIGIFRHLNLETLEPATFPKPTADSIKDHSAALLLMDAARHLLRSGAGPFRCLGRLSLRPRPYQLVPLLMALRLETVRLLIADDVGIGKTIEAGLIVRELLDRGEIARIAVLCPPHLCDQWQQELREKFHIDAVVVRSGTASKLERAIPNGSHIFSYYRHIIVSLDYAKSERRKASFIEHCPDFVIVDEAHTCTRASNKTTSQQQRHQLITEIAEKRSRHLLLLTATPHSGIEESFLSLLGLLKAEFADLTLDKLTETERDNLAGHFIQRRRADVKLWLGNQTPFPERQSDEEPYKLSKEYKELFEEVYNFARGLVRNTTVDMTYGQRQGRYWSALALIRCVMSSPAAAISTLNRSLNRELGVGSRELGEMWESENNNYELFSSYVYDPTDLEQAVDAAPTVVVEQGQRSYKDVDKRKLRGFIQAAEKLQGNKDQKLQACAIYVQNLLANNHHPIIWCRYVDTANYVAENLKQKLEKKGSQIRVIAIHGEQSEDEREVKLNELKSYPQRILVATDCLSEGINLQSHFSAVIHYDLPWNPNRLEQREGRIDRYGQIAEKVKSCLLYGQDNPVDGAVLEVLIRKAVQIHKTLGITVPVPVDSITVSEAVFKSLFDKSTDAQQLSLLDLLDDGSAVEQVHKQWDKAVEREKISRTRFAQKAIKPTEVEQELLESDEILGNEKDVERFVKNACEKLNCGLIEKKRAWLLPSIPSFLQPVLGNEKRLITFTTPAPEGVEYVGRNHLLVEGLARHILEVALLNNQNDLVARCGFTITNTVSKRTTLLLFRLRHLLKQKVSNRKLSESGNSEKRNYELLGEECVVVGFTGPPSNPVWLAPLEAKAFLEQANPVGNAVNPKQEIEDFLNSFDELKADLEVFAKERSFSLYESHQRVRKITKEVDVKVTPQLPMDLLGVYILQPGKRKNSL